GCGGGCGCGATCGGATCCGCCCACGCCGTGACCCTGTCGGTCTCCCCGACGCCGGTCGGCGGCCGCGTGACCTCGTCCCCGGGATCGATCAACTGCGGCGGCAATCCGTCGCCGGGCGCGGTTTGCAGCAACAACTTCACCGCGGGCGTGTCGGTCTCGCTGACCGCGACGGCCGATGCGGGCTTCGCCTTCGTCAACTGGACGGGGTCCCTGGGCACCTCGACCGCGAACCCGCTGGTCTCGCCGATGCCGCCGTCGAACATCAGCGTCACGGCGAATTTCGCCCCCCTTTACGCCCTGTCGGTGAACTTTTCCGGCAGCACGGGAAGCGGCGGGGTCTCGACCTCGTCCGTCGGGACCCAGGGCGCGATCGCCTGCGGGACCGACCTGGCATTCGGATTCGTCTGCTCCTCGAGCTACGCTTCGGGGCGGAGCATCATCCTCACCACGACGACAAGCCCGGGCTCCGTGTTCGGGGGCTGGGGTGGCGCGTGCGCCGCGTTCGGCACGGCGGCCTCCTGCACCGTGGTGATGGATTCCGCGAAAAGCGTCACGGCGGTGTTCACGGCGAACACCCTCGCCGTCGCCAGGAGCGGCGCGGGCAGCGGCACGGTAACGTCCTCGCCCGCCGGCATCAACTGCGGATCCACGTGCTCGGCAAGCTTCAACGGAGGAACGGGCGTCACCCTGAGCGCGTCGCCTGCGGCCGGATCGGTCTTCACCGGCTGGAGCGGTGCGTGCTCGGGGTTTTCCTGCTCCCTCACGATGAACGGGCCCGCGAGCGTCACCGCGACATTCCTTCCGCTCTACGACCTGACCGCCTCGACGGCGGGCAGCGGAGAGGGATCGGTGTCGTCGTCGCCCGCCGGGATCGGCTGTTCGTCGAGCTGCACCGCGAGCTTCATGAGCGGCACCATCGTGAACCTGACCGCATCGCCCGCGGCCGGCTCCTCGTTCACCGGCTGGAGCGGGGCGTGTTCCGGCGGCGCGAATCCCTGCACGACCACGATGAGCGCGGCGAAGAGCGTGGTGGCGACCTTCACGGATCCACGCGCCCTCGTCACCCGGCGAGCGGGTCACACCGCGACCCTGCTCCACAACGGCAAGATCCTGATCGTCGGGGGCAGCCTCCTGCCGAACACGCCGCTCGCCCTGGAGACCTATCTCGCAAGCACCGAGCTCTACGATCCGGCCACGGGCATTTCCGCGCCGACGGGCAACCTCGCAACTGCAAGGGCCGGCCATACGGCGACCATGCTTTCGAACGGACGGGTGCTGGTCGCCGGGGGGGCGAACGGAACGACCGTGGCAGCGCAACTCTCGAGCGCGGAACTCTACGATCCCGCGACGGGATCGTGGTCACCAGCCGGCAACATGACCGCCGCCCGAAGCGGGCACACGGCCACGCTACTCGGACCGGGGCTAGCGCCGGCGCGCGGAAACCAGGGCTCGGGCAGCGGCCAGGTGCTGGCGGCGGGTGGCGTCGTGCGAAGCGGCGCTTCCAGCACGTACCTTGCGACGACGGAGACCTACGATCCGGCCACCAACTCATGGACCGCGGCGGGGCCGATGATCGCGGCCCGCACCGGGCACACGGCGAGCATCGTCGGGCTGGGCGGTGACGTCATCGTGGTGGGCGGCCGCAACGCCGGCGGCAAGCTGAACGGCGTCGAGCGGTTCAACCCGGGAACCCGGACCTGGTCGCCGATTGCCTCGCTTGCCACTGCGCGCAGCGAGCACACGTCCATGCTTTCCACCGCGAACCTGTTGACGGTCATCGGCGGCAATGGCACGTCGGGGCCCACGGGCACGGTTGAAGTCCTCAACCTGGCCAGCGGAGCCTGGGCCTCGGCGAATCCTCTCGTGTACGCCCGCGCGCAGCATTCGGCGGCGTTGTTGCCTTCCGGCGATATCGTGGTGATCGGCGGGGTCGGACCCGGGGGAGATTCCATCGCCCTCGCCCCCGAGAAAATCGACCCAACCGCCGGGCTCTGGGCACCGGCCGGCCCGGCCGGCGTGGCACGCTCCGGCCACACGTCGACGCTCCTGCCGTGGGGGCGTGTCGTGATCACGGGCGGCCTCGGCGCCGGCACGACGGCGCTCGCCACGGTCGAGCAGGCGAGCTACTCGAACGGGCAATGGGCCTCGCCGGCGTCGATGGCGATGGCCTGGGCGTCGCGGGGGCATGCGGCAGTGCTGACCGAATCGGGCAGCAGCGTGATGATCATCGGCGGCTACGCGCAGACAACTCCAGGCGTGTGGGCGGCCAACAGGAACTGCACCGCCTTCGACCCGGTGGCCAATACGGGAACCGGCCCGAACATGATGATCAGCCCCCGGCTGCACCACACGGCCACGCGGTTGCCCAACGGGTGGGTCCTCGTGGTGGGTGGCGAAGACAACTTCGAGCTTACCAACGAGCTCTATTCGCCGACGGAAAACAAGTGGTACAGCTCGAGTAACCTCGTCCATCGCTCGGGGCACACCGCGACGATGCTCGCCGACGGCCGGGTCCTGATCGCGGGCGGTTTCGGGTCCACGCAGGCGGCCACGAACGCGCAGATCTACGACTACGCGAGCGGCGTCACCGACTTGGGGCCCATGCCATCTCTCCGGAGGCACCACACGGCCACCCTCCTCATGGACGGCCGGATCCTGCTCGCGGGCGGCAACAACGGCGCTTCGACTGTCGCGACTGCCGAGGCCTTCTCGCAGAACATGGACTCTCTGACTCTGTCGGATGTCGGGAGCCTCGCGACGGCTCGCGAGGGACACACCGCGACGCTACTTCACAACGGGAAGGTCCTGGTGGCCGGGGGTGGTACCGCCACGGCGGAGCTGTTCGACCCGGCGACGAACTCATGGAGCGCCGCGGCTCCCATGGCCAGCATCCGCTCGAACCACACCGCGACGCTCCTGCCGGACGGGCGGGTCCTCGTCACGGGCGGTTTCAACGGCTCGTACCTGAATTCCGCGGAGATCTACGACCCCTGGCGCGACGCGTGGTCGAGCGCGGGGACGATGTCCGCGGCACGCTCCGAACACACGGCGACGCTTGTCGCCGACGGGAGCGTGCTCCTGGTCGGCGGCTGGAACGGGACGGCGCCTGAGACAGCCCCGGAGCGGTTCCAGCTCTATCCCCAGCTCCTCGCAGGGTCGCGCCCGTTGCTCACGGTTTTCCAGCTTCAGTCAGGAGGCACGGGCGATGTCGTGATGGCCGATCCGGGCCGGACCCTCGACCTGGGAGCCTTAGGCGGCGGACCGTACTACTCCGTCCTCGAGGGCGGGGGCGGAGGCGGGAACGCGTCCGCGGCGAACTTCCCCGTCGTCCAAGTGACGCACCTCGACAGTGGCATGACCCGGTGGCTTCCCCTCGTATCCGGCGACAGGTTCTCGGACTACGGGATCAACGTCTCCGCTCTCGCGGACGCGGGCCTGCCCTACGGTCCTGCACTGGTCACCGTGCACGTGGGCGGCGTGCCAAGTTCCAGCGTGCAGCTGGTGCAGATGCCCGACGTGACTCTCACGTACTCCGTCCCAGGCCTTGGTTCCGCAGGGGGCACGATCACCATAGACCGTGATGGGGAGTGCGGTCCCCACTGCGCGCTGGTCGGATACCGGTCGAACGCGACACTCATCGCCAATCCGCAGACCGGTTCGGACTTCCTCTCGTGGGGCGGAATGTGCACCGGGACGGACACGCTTTGCATGACGCCTCGCCTCGACAGGAATCGGACCGTAATAGCGGAATTCAAGCTCCAGAATCGGGGCGTGACGATCGACGTTCCGATCGGTCCCGGCGCGATCTTCGCTGGAACAATGAATTGCGGCGTCGGCAGCGGGGCAAGCACGACTCCGGCCAGCTGCTCGGCGAGCGTGGAATACGGCACGATAGTCAATTTCGCGGCGAACCCCGTTGCCGGGTTCATCTTCCACCACTGGTCGGGAGATTGCGCAGGCACGGTGGGGCCCATTTGCTCCGTCACGGTGACCAATGACGTAGTAGTCGGAGCTGTCTTCTACCCGGCCATCGGGGTTCTAATCGTCTCGAAGACAGGCACCGGCGCGGGCTCGGTCGCCAGTGCCCCGGCGGGCGTCGACTGCGGTGCCACTTGCAGCGCGAACTTCTCCGGCGGCACTGTCGTGACGCTGACAGCCACGCCTTCGGCGGGCTCGGTGTTCGCGGGCTGGAGCGGCGCGGGATGTTCCGGCACCGGCACTTGCCAGGCATTGATGGACCAGAATCAGTTCGCGACCGCCACGTTCGACCCGATACCCGGGTTCGCGCTCACCGTCGCAAAGTCGGGATCGGGGGGTGGCACGGTCAGCTCGTCGCCGGCCGGGATCGACTGCGGCGCCACCTGCACGAATGGCTTCGCGAACGGCACCTCGGTCCTTCTCATCGCGACGCCGAACGCCTCTTCCTCCTTCACATCATGGACAGGCTGCGATTCCGTCGCGAGCAACCAGTGCACGGTTGTGGTGAATGCGGCGCGCAACGTGTCCGTCACGTTCAACGCAACTCCGGTGAACTACACCCTTACCGTAGTCCCCAATGGGACAGGAGCCGGCACGGTCACGAGCAACCCGGGCGCGATCAACTGCGGGGCGACCTGCTCCGACAGCTACGCGGCAGCCACGGTGGTGACCCTCACGGCGACGCCGGTCGCGGGATCGACTTTCGCCAACTGGACCAACTGTCCGGCGCCTTCCGCAAACACCTGCTCGGTGACGATGGGCGCTTCGACATTGGTGACCGCGACCTTCAATCTCGCGACCGCAGGCAACCCCGCGAAGCCCGACTTCAACGCCGACGGCAAGCCGGACATCATCTGGTCGAACACGGCCAACGGCGCCACTTACGTCTGGCGCATGAACGGGCCGGCCCTGCTTTCGGATTCCTTCTACGCCACGATCGATCCTTCGTGGAAGATCCAGGGTGTCGCCGACTTCAACGGCGACGGACATCCCGACATCGTCTGGCGCAACACCGCCAACGGCGCCTGCTACGTCTGGTACACCGTGAACGGGGTCTTCACCGGGACGGATGCGTTCCTCTTCAGCCTGCCGCCCGAATGGGTGATCCAGGGCGTGGCCGACTTCAACGCCGACGGCAAGCCCGACTTCCTGATGCGCAACGTGAACAGCGGCAACGCCTTCGCGTGGTTCTTCAACGACAACCTGCCCATCGGCGACCAGTTCCTCTTCAACGTCGACCCGAGCTGGAAGGTGGAGGCGGTGGGCGACGTGAACCTCGACGGGCAGCCCGATCTCCTCTTCCGGAGCACGACTTCGGGGCTCTCCTTCGCCTGGTACACGCAGTACGCCGGCAGCGTGCTGAGCCTGGGCGGTTCCAGCCCGATGATCTACTCCATCGACCCGGTGTGGGAGGTAGTGCAGCTCGCCGACTGGAACGGGGACGGGAAGCCAGACCTCCTCTTCCGCAACGCCGCCACGGGCCTGGTCTTCGTCTGGTACCTGGACGGCGTGACGCTCGGGGCGAGCGACTACGTCATCCAGATCGACCCCAGCTGGGAGATCGTGCCCCGACGTTGATCGTATTGCCGTCGTCCCGGGCCCGGCCCGGCCCGGGACGACGGCTTGTCCGCATTTCCGGCCGGATTCCGTTTGGGGAGGGGAGGACCCCCCAATCGGAGACGACCATGCTTTCCCCCAGCTGTTGCCGTGCCCTGTGCGCCTTCGGATGCGTTCTCGCCCTCGCCTTGCCTGCCGGAAGCTTCGCATCCTCGCCGGCGGAAGGCCCGATCCCGCCTTCCGCGGTAGGCTCGGCATCGATCGGCGCGCGCCACGGTTGCGCGATAACGTCCACCGGCGCGCTGCGCTGCTGGGGCGACAACTCGGAGGGCCAGCTGGGCGACGGCACGACCACGACCCGCGCCGCGCCGGTGCAGCTTGCGTTCACCGCCAGCCAGGTAGTGACTGGCAATGCGCACACTTGCGCCCTCTCCGGCGGGGCCGTGTCCTGCTGGGGCCGCAACACGCAGGGTCAACTGGGTGACGGCACCACGACCAGCCGCCCGACGCCCGCCCCGGTGCCCGGGCTGGCATCGACGTTCGTGCTGGCGATCGCGGCGGGCCACAACCATACCTGCGCCGTGATCTCCTTCGGCGCGATCCGCTGCTGGGGCCTCAACAGCCGCGGCCAGCTGGGCGACGGCGCGACCACCAGCAGCAGCACGCCGGTTTCCGTTCTCGGGACGGCGCGCTCGCTCGCGGGCGGCGCGGAACATACCTGCGCGAGGACCTTCGGCGACACCGTCCGCTGCTGGGGCCGCAACTCCGAAGGACAGCTGGGAGACAATACGACGGTCGACCGGCTCACGCCCGTCGACGTGCTGGAAGGCCAGGTGATGGGCGGGGTGCTGACCGTTTCCGCGGGCGGCTATCACAACTGCGTGACGGACCAGTTCGGCGGCATCAAGTGCTGGGGCTCGAACAGCAACGGCCAGATCGGCGACGGCACCACGACCAACCGCTCGATGGCGACCTATCCCGTGGCGCTCGGCGCCGACATGGTCTCGGTGGCGGCGGGAACCTATCATTCCTGCGGCGTGCAGCGCTACGGCACGACGTACTGCTGGGGCCTGAACCAGGCCGGCCAGCTGGGCGACGGCACCGAGACGCAGCGCCTCGAGCCCGTGGAGGTGAGCGGCATCGGCCAGGGCGGCAGCACGGTGCTCGCCGGGGACGCGCACAGCTGCGTCCATACGCGCCTCGACGGCCTGATGTGCATGGGGGGCAACCTCTCGGGCCAGCTGGGCGACGGCAGCTCCACCAGCCGCTCGCGGCCGGCCAACGTCGCGGGATTGGCGGGCGTCGCGACGATCAAGGCGGGGCTGCGCCACAACTGCGTCATCACGAGGGGCGGCAACCTCGCGTGCTGGGGCGAGGGCAGCTTCGGCAAGGTCGGCGACGGCACGACGACGGCGCGCGACAGGCCGAAGATGCTCGACGGCTACAGCGCCGCCGTCCTCTCGCTCGGCAGCAATCACGCCTGCACCTCCGGCCTGTGCTGGGGCGACAACGGCGGCGGCCAGTTCGGCAACGCCACGACGACGGGCAGCAGCGTTCCGGCGTTCCAGGGGCAGTTCGCCAACATCGCCGACATGGCCGCGGGCGAGCTCAGCACCTGCTCGATTTCGACGTCCGGCACGGTGCAGTGCTTCGGCAACAACGGCTTCGGCCAGCTGGGCGACGGCACGAACGCCAACCGCCTTTCGCCCGTGACGGTGTCGGGGCTCGCCGGCGGCGTGGCGGCGCTGTCCTCGGGGTCGTATCACGCGTGCGCCGTCACCATGGCGGGCGGCGTGAAATGCTGGGGCAGCGGCACCTCCGGTGAACTGGGCAACGGCGGGCTGGCCAACAGCAACGTCCCGGTCGACGTGACCGGGCTGTCCAGCGGCGTTTCCGCCGTCGCGGTGGGTGCCACGTTCAGTTGCGCCCTCACGAACGCGGGCGGCGTCAAGTGCTGGGGCACCGGCAACGTGGTGGGAGGCTTTGGCCTCACCCAGGCCACGCCGGTCGACATCGTCGGGCTCGGCAGCGGCGTCACCGCGCTGGGCGCCGGCCGCCTTCATGCCTGCGCACGACTGCTCACGGGCGAGGTGAAGTGCTGGGGCAGCAACACCTTCGGCCAGGTCGGCAACGGGACGACGAATCCGCAGAATACCCCGGTGAGCGTGGCGGGCATCACGACCGGCGCCGGCATCCTGGCGGCGGGCGACGAGCACACCTGCGTGCTCATGCTGGCGGGAACGGTGCAGTGCTGGGGCAACAACCCGGAAGGCCGCCTCGGCGACGGCACGACGACGCAGCGGCTCACGCCCGTTCACGCCGTGACGGCGCTCGACATCGCCCGGACGGGCAATGGAACGGTGGTCTCCGTGCCCCCTCTCCTTTCCTGCGGTGCGACGTGCACCGCGAACTTCCCGTTCGGCGGGCTGGTCCGCCTGATCGGGATGCCGGCCGTCAACACGCAGTTCACCGGATGGTCCGGCGGCGCGTGCTTCGGAACCGCGCCGTGCGACCTCACCGTGTACCGTCCCACGACCGTCGGCGCGGCTTTCCAGGCCGTGGCGGTGACGCCCTCCGACTTCAACGCCGACGGAAGGCCCGACATCATCTGGTCGAACACCGCGAACGGCGCCACCTACATCTGGCGCATGAACGGCACCGCCCTGCTCTCGGACTCCTTCTACGCCACGATCGACCCCTCGTGGAAGATCCAGGGCGTTGCGGACTTCAACGGTGACGGGCATCCGGACGTCGTCTGGCGAAACACCGCCAATGGCGCCTGCTACGTCTGGTACACCGTCAACGGGCTCTTTACCGGGACGGACGCGTTCCTCTTCTCGCTCCCCCCGGAGTGGGTGATCCAGGGCGTGGCCGACTTCAACGCCGACGGCAAGCCGGACTTCCTCATGCGCAATGCCGCGAGCGGCAACGCCTTCGCGTGGTTCTTCAACGACAACCTGCCCATCGGCGACCAGTTCCTGTTC
This Betaproteobacteria bacterium DNA region includes the following protein-coding sequences:
- a CDS encoding VCBS repeat-containing protein, giving the protein MKNHVARRFPMTLSFLKAAAVAATLAVAGAIGSAHAVTLSVSPTPVGGRVTSSPGSINCGGNPSPGAVCSNNFTAGVSVSLTATADAGFAFVNWTGSLGTSTANPLVSPMPPSNISVTANFAPLYALSVNFSGSTGSGGVSTSSVGTQGAIACGTDLAFGFVCSSSYASGRSIILTTTTSPGSVFGGWGGACAAFGTAASCTVVMDSAKSVTAVFTANTLAVARSGAGSGTVTSSPAGINCGSTCSASFNGGTGVTLSASPAAGSVFTGWSGACSGFSCSLTMNGPASVTATFLPLYDLTASTAGSGEGSVSSSPAGIGCSSSCTASFMSGTIVNLTASPAAGSSFTGWSGACSGGANPCTTTMSAAKSVVATFTDPRALVTRRAGHTATLLHNGKILIVGGSLLPNTPLALETYLASTELYDPATGISAPTGNLATARAGHTATMLSNGRVLVAGGANGTTVAAQLSSAELYDPATGSWSPAGNMTAARSGHTATLLGPGLAPARGNQGSGSGQVLAAGGVVRSGASSTYLATTETYDPATNSWTAAGPMIAARTGHTASIVGLGGDVIVVGGRNAGGKLNGVERFNPGTRTWSPIASLATARSEHTSMLSTANLLTVIGGNGTSGPTGTVEVLNLASGAWASANPLVYARAQHSAALLPSGDIVVIGGVGPGGDSIALAPEKIDPTAGLWAPAGPAGVARSGHTSTLLPWGRVVITGGLGAGTTALATVEQASYSNGQWASPASMAMAWASRGHAAVLTESGSSVMIIGGYAQTTPGVWAANRNCTAFDPVANTGTGPNMMISPRLHHTATRLPNGWVLVVGGEDNFELTNELYSPTENKWYSSSNLVHRSGHTATMLADGRVLIAGGFGSTQAATNAQIYDYASGVTDLGPMPSLRRHHTATLLMDGRILLAGGNNGASTVATAEAFSQNMDSLTLSDVGSLATAREGHTATLLHNGKVLVAGGGTATAELFDPATNSWSAAAPMASIRSNHTATLLPDGRVLVTGGFNGSYLNSAEIYDPWRDAWSSAGTMSAARSEHTATLVADGSVLLVGGWNGTAPETAPERFQLYPQLLAGSRPLLTVFQLQSGGTGDVVMADPGRTLDLGALGGGPYYSVLEGGGGGGNASAANFPVVQVTHLDSGMTRWLPLVSGDRFSDYGINVSALADAGLPYGPALVTVHVGGVPSSSVQLVQMPDVTLTYSVPGLGSAGGTITIDRDGECGPHCALVGYRSNATLIANPQTGSDFLSWGGMCTGTDTLCMTPRLDRNRTVIAEFKLQNRGVTIDVPIGPGAIFAGTMNCGVGSGASTTPASCSASVEYGTIVNFAANPVAGFIFHHWSGDCAGTVGPICSVTVTNDVVVGAVFYPAIGVLIVSKTGTGAGSVASAPAGVDCGATCSANFSGGTVVTLTATPSAGSVFAGWSGAGCSGTGTCQALMDQNQFATATFDPIPGFALTVAKSGSGGGTVSSSPAGIDCGATCTNGFANGTSVLLIATPNASSSFTSWTGCDSVASNQCTVVVNAARNVSVTFNATPVNYTLTVVPNGTGAGTVTSNPGAINCGATCSDSYAAATVVTLTATPVAGSTFANWTNCPAPSANTCSVTMGASTLVTATFNLATAGNPAKPDFNADGKPDIIWSNTANGATYVWRMNGPALLSDSFYATIDPSWKIQGVADFNGDGHPDIVWRNTANGACYVWYTVNGVFTGTDAFLFSLPPEWVIQGVADFNADGKPDFLMRNVNSGNAFAWFFNDNLPIGDQFLFNVDPSWKVEAVGDVNLDGQPDLLFRSTTSGLSFAWYTQYAGSVLSLGGSSPMIYSIDPVWEVVQLADWNGDGKPDLLFRNAATGLVFVWYLDGVTLGASDYVIQIDPSWEIVPRR
- a CDS encoding VCBS repeat-containing protein, whose protein sequence is MLSPSCCRALCAFGCVLALALPAGSFASSPAEGPIPPSAVGSASIGARHGCAITSTGALRCWGDNSEGQLGDGTTTTRAAPVQLAFTASQVVTGNAHTCALSGGAVSCWGRNTQGQLGDGTTTSRPTPAPVPGLASTFVLAIAAGHNHTCAVISFGAIRCWGLNSRGQLGDGATTSSSTPVSVLGTARSLAGGAEHTCARTFGDTVRCWGRNSEGQLGDNTTVDRLTPVDVLEGQVMGGVLTVSAGGYHNCVTDQFGGIKCWGSNSNGQIGDGTTTNRSMATYPVALGADMVSVAAGTYHSCGVQRYGTTYCWGLNQAGQLGDGTETQRLEPVEVSGIGQGGSTVLAGDAHSCVHTRLDGLMCMGGNLSGQLGDGSSTSRSRPANVAGLAGVATIKAGLRHNCVITRGGNLACWGEGSFGKVGDGTTTARDRPKMLDGYSAAVLSLGSNHACTSGLCWGDNGGGQFGNATTTGSSVPAFQGQFANIADMAAGELSTCSISTSGTVQCFGNNGFGQLGDGTNANRLSPVTVSGLAGGVAALSSGSYHACAVTMAGGVKCWGSGTSGELGNGGLANSNVPVDVTGLSSGVSAVAVGATFSCALTNAGGVKCWGTGNVVGGFGLTQATPVDIVGLGSGVTALGAGRLHACARLLTGEVKCWGSNTFGQVGNGTTNPQNTPVSVAGITTGAGILAAGDEHTCVLMLAGTVQCWGNNPEGRLGDGTTTQRLTPVHAVTALDIARTGNGTVVSVPPLLSCGATCTANFPFGGLVRLIGMPAVNTQFTGWSGGACFGTAPCDLTVYRPTTVGAAFQAVAVTPSDFNADGRPDIIWSNTANGATYIWRMNGTALLSDSFYATIDPSWKIQGVADFNGDGHPDVVWRNTANGACYVWYTVNGLFTGTDAFLFSLPPEWVIQGVADFNADGKPDFLMRNAASGNAFAWFFNDNLPIGDQFLFNIDPSWKVEAVGDIDLDGQPDLLFRSTTSGLSFAWYTQYAGSVLSLGASSPMVYSIDPVWEVVQIADWNGDGKPDLLFRNAATGLVFVWYLDGVTLGASDYVIQIDPSWEIVPRR